A section of the Sphingomonas ginsenosidivorax genome encodes:
- a CDS encoding ComF family protein produces the protein MRGGPFRALVGLALPPRCAGCGVPVADDHRFCAVCWSGLRFLGPPWCAGCNTPFAFDRGDGALCGQCLADPPRHAGVRAAVAYGPVARDLALRLKYGGRIAFAETMARHMARLMPEGAALLVPVPLHRWRIWTRGFNQAALIADALAAATGVPHGRDVLVRKRRTAPLRGLGGRQRTKMVAGAFAVAPARRNGLRGQAVVLVDDVYTSGATADACTRALLKGGAASVTVLCWARVLAETDD, from the coding sequence ATGCGGGGAGGGCCGTTTCGCGCGCTCGTCGGCCTGGCGTTGCCGCCGCGGTGTGCCGGGTGCGGCGTACCGGTCGCGGACGACCACCGGTTCTGTGCCGTCTGCTGGAGCGGGTTGCGCTTCCTCGGCCCGCCCTGGTGTGCCGGGTGTAACACGCCGTTCGCGTTCGACCGGGGAGACGGGGCGCTGTGCGGCCAGTGTCTTGCCGATCCGCCGCGGCACGCGGGAGTGCGCGCCGCAGTGGCGTATGGCCCGGTCGCGCGGGACCTGGCGCTGCGGCTGAAATATGGCGGGCGGATCGCCTTTGCCGAGACGATGGCGCGGCACATGGCGAGGCTGATGCCCGAGGGCGCGGCGCTGCTGGTGCCGGTGCCGCTGCATCGCTGGCGGATCTGGACGCGGGGGTTCAACCAGGCGGCGCTGATCGCCGATGCGCTGGCCGCCGCGACCGGCGTGCCGCATGGCCGCGACGTGCTGGTCCGGAAAAGGCGGACCGCGCCGCTACGCGGGCTGGGCGGGCGGCAGCGGACGAAGATGGTGGCGGGTGCCTTCGCGGTCGCACCCGCAAGGCGCAATGGATTGCGCGGGCAGGCGGTCGTGCTGGTCGACGACGTCTATACCAGCGGCGCGACCGCGGACGCGTGTACGCGCGCCTTGCTGAAGGGCGGCGCGGCGTCGGTGACGGTGCTGTGCTGGGCGCGCGTGCTGGCCGAGACCGATGATTGA
- a CDS encoding malate synthase G, producing the protein MTMYHDRAGLHVAPVLASFVEERALPGTGIAASAFWQALADLFARFAPENARLLATRDDLQAKLDAWYAARAGQAADPAEYQAFLREIGYLVPEPAPFAITTQGVDDEVARIAGPQLVVPILNARFLLNAANARWGSLYDALYGTDALGALPSGGGYDPARGAKVVAWAKAFLDRAVPLADGPWADWGGGDPVLADPSQFVGRAGDTLLLRHHGLHIELVIDRGHPIGRDDPAGLADVILESAPTTIADLEDSIAAVDADDKVAAYANWLALMQGGLEASFEKGGATMTRRLAADRDYVAPDGTAFTLPGRSLMFVRNVGHLMTTPAVLLPGGAEAPEGILDAAVTALCALHDVAGARANSRAGSIYIVKPKMHGPEECGFTDRLFDAVEDMLGLARHTIKVGVMDEERRTSANLAACIHAVRHRIAFINTGFLDRTGDEMHSAMRAGPMIRKAEMKGAAWIGAYEDRNVQIGLACGLGGRAQIGKGMWAAPDRMAEMLAQKIGHSTSGASTAWVPSPTAATLHATHYHDVDVAARQAARAHEPVADLDSLLTVPVATGRNWRPDEVHEELDNNAQGILGYVVRWVDQGIGCSKVPDIHDVGLMEDRATLRISSQHIANWLLHGVATPEEADAALRRMAARVDAQNAGDPAYRPMAGHEEESLAFQAARALVFEGLSQPNGYTEPLLHRFRAAAKASG; encoded by the coding sequence ATGACGATGTACCACGACCGTGCAGGATTGCATGTTGCGCCCGTGCTGGCGTCGTTCGTCGAGGAGCGTGCGTTGCCCGGCACGGGGATCGCGGCGTCGGCGTTCTGGCAGGCTCTGGCGGACCTGTTCGCCCGGTTCGCGCCGGAGAATGCGCGGTTGCTGGCGACGCGCGACGATCTGCAGGCGAAGCTGGACGCGTGGTACGCCGCGCGTGCCGGTCAGGCAGCCGATCCGGCCGAGTATCAGGCGTTCCTGCGTGAGATCGGGTATCTCGTTCCCGAGCCTGCGCCGTTCGCGATCACGACGCAGGGTGTCGATGACGAGGTCGCGCGAATTGCCGGGCCGCAGCTCGTGGTGCCGATCCTCAACGCACGGTTCCTGCTCAACGCGGCGAACGCGCGATGGGGCAGCCTGTACGATGCGCTCTACGGGACCGACGCGCTGGGCGCGCTGCCGAGCGGGGGCGGCTATGATCCGGCGCGTGGGGCGAAGGTCGTCGCCTGGGCGAAGGCGTTCCTCGATCGCGCCGTGCCGCTGGCGGACGGGCCTTGGGCGGACTGGGGCGGGGGCGATCCGGTGCTGGCGGACCCCTCGCAGTTCGTCGGGCGGGCAGGGGACACGCTGCTGCTGCGTCATCACGGGCTGCATATCGAGCTGGTGATCGATCGCGGCCATCCGATCGGGCGCGACGATCCGGCGGGGCTGGCCGACGTCATCCTCGAATCCGCGCCGACCACGATCGCCGATCTCGAGGATTCGATCGCCGCGGTCGACGCCGACGACAAGGTCGCGGCCTATGCGAACTGGCTGGCGTTGATGCAGGGCGGTCTGGAAGCGTCGTTCGAGAAGGGCGGCGCGACGATGACGCGGCGGCTGGCGGCGGATCGCGACTATGTCGCGCCCGACGGCACTGCGTTCACGCTGCCGGGGCGCAGCCTGATGTTCGTGCGCAACGTCGGGCACCTGATGACGACGCCGGCGGTGCTGTTGCCGGGCGGAGCGGAGGCGCCCGAGGGTATCCTCGATGCGGCCGTGACTGCGCTCTGTGCGCTCCACGACGTCGCGGGCGCGCGCGCCAACAGTCGCGCCGGGTCGATCTACATCGTCAAGCCGAAGATGCACGGGCCGGAGGAATGCGGCTTCACCGACCGGCTGTTCGATGCGGTCGAGGACATGCTCGGGCTCGCGCGGCACACGATCAAGGTCGGGGTGATGGACGAGGAACGCCGCACCAGCGCGAATCTTGCCGCGTGCATCCACGCCGTGCGCCACCGGATCGCGTTCATCAACACTGGCTTCCTCGATCGCACCGGCGACGAGATGCACAGCGCGATGCGGGCGGGCCCAATGATCCGGAAGGCGGAGATGAAGGGCGCGGCGTGGATCGGCGCGTACGAGGATCGCAACGTGCAGATCGGGCTCGCCTGCGGGCTCGGCGGGCGCGCGCAGATCGGCAAGGGGATGTGGGCCGCGCCGGACCGGATGGCCGAGATGCTCGCGCAGAAGATCGGGCATTCGACGAGTGGCGCGAGCACCGCCTGGGTGCCGAGCCCGACCGCGGCGACGCTGCACGCGACTCACTATCACGACGTCGACGTGGCCGCGCGCCAGGCGGCGCGCGCGCACGAGCCGGTCGCCGACCTCGACTCGCTTCTGACCGTGCCGGTGGCGACAGGCCGGAACTGGCGACCCGACGAGGTGCACGAGGAACTCGACAACAATGCGCAGGGGATCCTCGGCTATGTCGTGCGCTGGGTCGACCAGGGGATCGGGTGTTCGAAGGTGCCCGACATTCATGACGTCGGACTGATGGAGGACCGCGCGACGCTCCGGATCTCGTCGCAGCATATCGCGAACTGGCTGCTCCACGGTGTGGCGACGCCCGAGGAGGCGGATGCGGCGCTGCGCCGGATGGCGGCGCGGGTCGATGCGCAGAATGCGGGGGATCCGGCCTATCGGCCGATGGCCGGGCACGAGGAGGAGAGCCTGGCCTTCCAGGCGGCGCGCGCGCTGGTGTTCGAGGGGCTGTCGCAGCCGAACGGCTATACCGAGCCGCTGCTCCACCGCTTCCGCGCCGCGGCCAAGGCGTCAGGGTAG
- a CDS encoding AcvB/VirJ family lysyl-phosphatidylglycerol hydrolase, whose product MTDSVSSHPRPRIARLAGIILVVALFGRLWSGGYLDRSAIRRFPAETHAGPVDALFFSGDAGMRFGMGPFIAEALAARGASVTAVSTSTLFRYGATRGELNRRVADAVAHAEQAAGSRKLVVIGQSYGADVLQTGLAHLPVRLRERIAGIVLIVPGTGTYFRADPLGLTYELEPDSRSIETVSAIDWTPLTCIYGADETDSVCPLLRMRNAAVVRLPGGHYLNHDKPGVAAAVLRAARLDPVRP is encoded by the coding sequence ATGACCGACTCCGTTTCCTCGCACCCTCGGCCGCGCATCGCGCGGCTGGCCGGGATCATCCTGGTCGTCGCGCTGTTCGGGCGGTTGTGGTCCGGCGGCTATCTCGATCGCAGCGCGATCCGGCGGTTTCCGGCGGAGACGCATGCGGGCCCGGTGGACGCGCTGTTCTTCTCGGGCGATGCCGGGATGCGGTTCGGCATGGGGCCGTTCATCGCCGAGGCGCTCGCCGCACGCGGGGCGAGCGTCACCGCGGTCAGCACGTCGACGCTGTTCCGGTACGGCGCGACGCGAGGCGAACTCAACCGGCGGGTCGCGGACGCGGTCGCGCACGCCGAGCAGGCGGCGGGCTCGCGCAAGCTGGTCGTCATCGGCCAGTCCTACGGCGCGGACGTGCTGCAGACCGGGCTCGCGCATCTCCCCGTTCGTCTGCGCGAGCGGATCGCCGGCATCGTGCTGATCGTGCCGGGCACCGGGACCTATTTCCGGGCCGATCCGCTCGGCCTTACCTACGAGCTCGAACCGGACAGCCGGTCGATCGAGACCGTGTCGGCGATCGACTGGACGCCGTTGACCTGCATCTACGGCGCCGACGAGACCGACAGCGTCTGCCCGCTGCTGCGGATGCGCAACGCAGCCGTCGTCCGGCTGCCGGGCGGGCATTATCTGAACCACGACAAGCCGGGCGTCGCCGCCGCCGTGCTGCGCGCCGCGCGCCTCGACCCGGTACGCCCGTGA
- the grxC gene encoding glutaredoxin 3 codes for MAKVEIYTKAFCPYCTRAMKLLASKGVTPEEFDVTMGGPKKAEMVQRSGGRMTMPQVFIDGKHIGGSDDLAALDARGGLDPLLA; via the coding sequence ATGGCTAAAGTCGAAATCTACACCAAGGCGTTCTGCCCCTATTGCACTCGGGCGATGAAGCTTCTCGCCTCGAAGGGCGTCACGCCGGAGGAGTTCGACGTGACCATGGGCGGCCCCAAAAAGGCCGAGATGGTCCAGCGTTCGGGCGGGCGCATGACGATGCCGCAGGTGTTCATCGACGGGAAGCATATCGGCGGGTCGGACGATCTGGCCGCGCTCGACGCTCGCGGCGGGCTGGACCCGCTGCTCGCCTGA
- a CDS encoding response regulator, whose amino-acid sequence MNVLFIEDDRMNRRVVRDMLDVAGASMVEAESAEIGLRILDEQDFQIVLVDLRMPGMDGVTAIEHIRARGDHKAKVPIIVVTADIAPDLRDRCIAAGADEVIFKPVAMDSLFEAMGRILARNGDGMIG is encoded by the coding sequence GTGAACGTCCTCTTCATCGAGGACGATCGGATGAATCGTCGGGTTGTCAGGGACATGCTCGACGTGGCCGGCGCGTCGATGGTGGAAGCCGAGAGCGCAGAGATCGGGCTGCGGATCCTGGACGAGCAGGACTTCCAGATCGTGCTGGTCGATTTGCGCATGCCGGGCATGGATGGCGTCACCGCGATCGAGCACATCCGCGCACGCGGCGATCACAAGGCCAAGGTGCCGATCATCGTCGTGACTGCCGATATCGCGCCCGATCTGCGCGACCGGTGCATCGCGGCGGGTGCGGACGAGGTGATCTTCAAGCCCGTCGCGATGGATTCGCTGTTCGAGGCGATGGGCCGCATCCTCGCGCGCAACGGCGACGGAATGATCGGCTAG
- a CDS encoding class I SAM-dependent methyltransferase has translation MDNPDIFDRTARRLRRDRAAPDYAAHDFIRATMLDGIAERLDAVTRDFTDILDLGCFDGAFAAPPGARVARCDAGFAFAKGAGGVQGDEDRLPFADASFDCVICAGVLDQVNDLPGALTLIRRVLRPDGLFLGAFVGAGSLSALRSALRVAEQDRPVARLHPQIEVRSAGDLLMRAGFALPVADVETLNVGYGDVGRLLGDLRGMAATNVLAGRRPLGKAALAGLAQAFADAADEGGRTREKFKIVFLTGWSPDPSQPKPARRGSGTASLTDALKR, from the coding sequence GTGGACAACCCCGACATCTTCGATCGCACCGCCCGGCGCCTTCGCCGCGACCGCGCCGCCCCCGACTATGCCGCGCACGACTTCATCCGCGCGACGATGCTCGACGGCATCGCCGAACGCCTCGACGCGGTGACGCGCGACTTTACCGACATCCTCGACCTCGGCTGTTTCGATGGTGCGTTCGCGGCCCCGCCCGGCGCCCGGGTCGCGCGCTGCGACGCCGGTTTCGCGTTCGCCAAAGGTGCCGGCGGGGTCCAGGGCGACGAGGACCGGCTGCCGTTTGCCGATGCGTCGTTCGACTGCGTGATCTGCGCGGGCGTGCTCGACCAGGTCAACGACCTGCCGGGCGCGCTGACACTGATCCGCCGCGTGCTGCGCCCCGACGGGTTGTTCCTCGGCGCGTTCGTCGGCGCAGGCAGCCTGTCCGCGCTGCGGTCGGCGCTGCGCGTCGCCGAACAGGACCGCCCGGTCGCGCGGCTGCATCCGCAGATCGAGGTGCGATCGGCGGGCGACCTGCTGATGCGCGCGGGCTTCGCGCTGCCGGTCGCCGATGTCGAGACGCTCAACGTCGGCTATGGCGATGTCGGTCGCCTGCTCGGCGATCTGCGCGGCATGGCGGCGACCAACGTTCTCGCCGGCCGCCGACCGCTCGGCAAGGCCGCGCTCGCCGGACTGGCGCAGGCGTTCGCGGACGCCGCGGACGAGGGCGGCCGCACGCGGGAGAAATTCAAAATCGTGTTCCTGACCGGCTGGTCGCCCGATCCGTCGCAACCCAAGCCCGCGCGCCGTGGCAGCGGCACCGCCTCGCTCACCGACGCGCTGAAGCGCTAG
- a CDS encoding carbon-nitrogen hydrolase family protein: MRIGVLQMTSGIDPAVNAATLVDAVAAAAGEGAAMVFTPEMSGLIDRDRTRAARHIVAEDDDIVLRAVREAAAAAGIWVHLGSLAIRRPDGLLANRGFVIDGSGAVRARYDKVHLFDVDLPSGESWRESASYAGGEAAVVVDTPVGMLGTSICYDLRFARLYAALSDAGATLLSVPAAFTRPTGAAHWHVLLRARAIECAAFVVAAAQTGLHADGRTTYGHSLVVDPWGEVLLDMGEAPGLGFAEIDPAKVADVRARIPVIAHRRPIPAVTTA; encoded by the coding sequence ATGCGGATCGGCGTGCTGCAGATGACGAGCGGGATCGATCCCGCGGTCAATGCAGCGACGCTGGTCGACGCGGTCGCCGCCGCGGCGGGCGAGGGGGCCGCGATGGTCTTCACGCCCGAAATGTCGGGGCTGATCGATCGGGATCGGACGCGCGCCGCCAGGCACATTGTCGCCGAAGACGATGATATCGTGCTGCGCGCCGTCCGCGAAGCCGCGGCGGCGGCGGGCATCTGGGTGCATCTCGGTTCGCTGGCGATCCGCCGGCCGGATGGGCTGCTCGCGAATCGCGGCTTCGTGATCGATGGCAGCGGCGCGGTTCGCGCACGCTACGACAAGGTCCATCTGTTCGACGTCGATCTTCCCTCGGGTGAGAGCTGGCGCGAATCGGCGTCCTATGCGGGGGGCGAGGCCGCGGTGGTGGTCGACACGCCGGTCGGGATGCTCGGCACGTCGATCTGCTACGACCTCCGGTTCGCGCGGCTGTATGCGGCGTTGAGCGATGCGGGGGCGACTTTGCTGTCGGTGCCGGCGGCGTTCACGCGACCGACCGGGGCGGCGCATTGGCACGTCCTGCTCCGCGCTCGCGCGATCGAGTGCGCGGCGTTCGTCGTGGCCGCCGCGCAGACCGGGCTGCATGCCGATGGGCGGACGACCTATGGCCATTCGCTGGTCGTCGATCCGTGGGGTGAGGTTCTGCTCGATATGGGCGAGGCACCCGGGCTGGGCTTTGCCGAGATCGATCCCGCGAAAGTGGCGGACGTGCGGGCGCGCATCCCGGTGATCGCGCATCGCCGACCGATCCCCGCCGTCACGACCGCGTGA
- a CDS encoding acyltransferase family protein → MTTGSHRALPYRGDIDGLRAIAVTAVVAFHAGISGVSGGFAGVDVFFVISGYLIGGIVDREIGEGRFGFAAFYARRARRIVPALIATALGTVALGLVLLGPGELEALAISVTAALLGVSNLWFVHSTDYFVPDARLAPFLMTWSLGIEEQFYLLLPPVLLLLRRSAARTRLGATLALVAVSLAISVIATPLRPVEAFYLLPTRAWELGFGVALAMAHAAGYRVPGRLQPWLSATGLCAIVASVTLFDEHVRFPGHAALLPTLGTVALLAAPDSGLNRRLLASRPLVAIGLISYSWYLLHWPLLALLRVAAAGPVPPALPILVGFGSILPAWLCWRWIERPFRRPASGSDRRTVRRYAATLALCSLAFGGIALSGGIPARVGPSGARVEAMLDAGRGNPCLAGYGTDRPNLSPACAPRGDAPLIALLGDSHASALGDALRERVARHGYGVLQMTAASCPPLLGATLRMTEHPGASRACAAFNTAAITRAASDPRVKLVVLTAFWQSPFSTRAQVMGDGLVDTDPAGRARTNADELRIALTRTLVTLRRAGKSVLVLGDVPWIGFDPALHAWSGVLPARRAIERRVSPALGSDGTAPRALVSPLDDDASRIVAASATAVPGVRHVALRAILCDAQRCRTGDDDMPFYIDTQHLSRAGADFVLARIPALP, encoded by the coding sequence ATGACGACCGGATCGCACCGCGCGCTGCCCTATCGCGGCGACATCGATGGCCTTCGCGCGATCGCGGTCACCGCCGTGGTGGCGTTCCACGCCGGCATCTCGGGCGTGTCGGGCGGATTCGCCGGCGTCGACGTCTTCTTCGTGATCTCGGGCTATCTGATCGGCGGCATCGTCGACCGCGAGATCGGCGAAGGCCGGTTCGGATTCGCCGCCTTCTATGCGCGGCGCGCGCGGCGTATCGTGCCCGCGCTGATCGCGACCGCGCTCGGCACCGTCGCGCTCGGCCTCGTCCTGCTCGGACCCGGCGAACTCGAGGCGCTGGCCATCTCCGTCACCGCCGCGCTGCTCGGCGTCTCGAACCTGTGGTTCGTCCACAGCACCGACTATTTCGTCCCCGATGCGCGGCTCGCGCCGTTCCTGATGACCTGGTCGCTGGGTATCGAGGAGCAATTCTACCTGCTACTGCCCCCCGTCCTGCTGCTGCTGCGCCGGTCGGCGGCGCGCACGCGGCTCGGCGCAACGCTCGCGCTGGTCGCGGTGTCGCTCGCGATCTCGGTGATCGCGACACCGCTGCGACCGGTCGAGGCCTTCTACCTGCTGCCGACGCGCGCCTGGGAGCTCGGCTTCGGCGTAGCGCTCGCGATGGCCCACGCTGCCGGGTACCGCGTGCCCGGCAGGCTCCAGCCGTGGCTGTCCGCCACCGGGCTGTGCGCTATCGTCGCGAGCGTCACGCTGTTCGACGAGCATGTCCGCTTTCCCGGTCATGCGGCGCTGCTGCCGACGCTCGGCACGGTCGCGCTGCTCGCCGCCCCCGACAGCGGCCTCAACCGCCGCCTGCTCGCCAGCCGCCCGCTCGTCGCGATCGGGCTGATCTCCTATTCCTGGTACCTGCTGCACTGGCCGCTACTCGCGTTGCTCCGCGTCGCCGCGGCCGGGCCGGTGCCGCCCGCGCTGCCGATCCTCGTCGGGTTCGGATCGATCCTGCCCGCCTGGCTGTGTTGGCGCTGGATCGAACGCCCGTTCCGCCGCCCGGCGTCAGGCAGCGACCGCAGGACGGTCAGGCGCTACGCCGCCACGCTCGCGCTTTGCAGCCTGGCGTTCGGCGGAATAGCGCTGTCGGGCGGCATCCCGGCGCGAGTCGGACCATCGGGCGCGCGGGTCGAGGCGATGCTGGATGCCGGTCGCGGCAATCCGTGCCTTGCCGGCTATGGCACCGACCGCCCCAATCTGTCGCCGGCCTGCGCGCCACGCGGCGACGCCCCACTGATTGCACTGCTGGGCGACAGCCACGCGTCCGCGCTGGGCGACGCACTCCGCGAGCGGGTCGCCCGACACGGCTACGGCGTGCTGCAGATGACCGCGGCGTCCTGTCCACCGCTGCTCGGCGCGACCTTGCGGATGACCGAGCATCCCGGCGCATCGCGCGCCTGCGCCGCGTTCAACACCGCCGCGATAACCCGCGCCGCGAGCGACCCCCGCGTGAAACTGGTCGTGCTCACCGCCTTCTGGCAGTCGCCGTTCAGCACGCGCGCGCAAGTAATGGGCGACGGATTGGTCGACACTGATCCGGCCGGCAGGGCGCGGACCAATGCCGACGAACTGCGCATCGCGCTCACCCGCACGCTCGTGACGCTGCGGCGTGCGGGGAAATCGGTGCTGGTCCTCGGCGACGTGCCCTGGATCGGCTTCGACCCCGCGCTCCATGCCTGGTCCGGAGTCTTGCCCGCCCGCCGCGCGATCGAGCGCCGCGTGAGCCCGGCGCTGGGATCGGACGGCACAGCGCCGCGCGCGCTGGTCTCGCCGCTCGACGACGATGCGAGCCGGATCGTCGCCGCCAGCGCGACCGCAGTCCCCGGCGTGCGCCACGTCGCGCTCCGCGCCATCCTGTGCGACGCGCAGCGCTGTCGCACCGGCGACGACGACATGCCCTTCTACATTGACACGCAGCATCTCTCACGCGCCGGCGCCGACTTCGTCCTTGCGCGCATTCCCGCCCTACCCTGA